One region of Paraburkholderia acidiphila genomic DNA includes:
- a CDS encoding cyclase family protein, with the protein MKRMISWLLAAAVAGGACNTVFAGDDGMIKWKRGQGWGWVWGKDDQVGALNEMTDATRLAAMKQITTGRVFDLGLPMDRNSYHWDGHGPLELMMFRTPHGIKTMKDFDFMTPEGGNTSGTAWQSAQLFMSDNTGTKFDGLGHVTVGPDDHFYNGFKSADAVGDFGMRKCDATTIPPVIARGVLIDVATYKGVDSLPSGYEITVDDLKGALSAEHASIKPGDVVLVRMGMNRYWGEAGHDHKALEDHNYAGLGMAAAKWLIADQGAMVIGGDTTGVEVYPPKKPGSSDPMHVYALIEQGVHIIEMMNLEPLSTAKVYAFTFMLVPNDVRGSIGGFDLRPIAIQ; encoded by the coding sequence ATGAAACGTATGATTTCCTGGCTTCTAGCTGCCGCCGTCGCAGGCGGCGCGTGCAACACCGTTTTTGCGGGTGATGATGGAATGATCAAGTGGAAGCGCGGGCAGGGTTGGGGTTGGGTTTGGGGCAAGGACGACCAGGTAGGGGCCTTGAATGAAATGACCGATGCGACGCGTCTCGCCGCAATGAAACAGATTACGACAGGGCGGGTCTTCGATCTCGGCTTGCCGATGGATCGAAATTCCTACCACTGGGACGGCCACGGTCCTCTTGAACTCATGATGTTCCGCACACCGCACGGGATCAAGACGATGAAGGATTTTGACTTCATGACTCCGGAGGGCGGCAACACTTCCGGCACGGCGTGGCAAAGCGCGCAGTTGTTCATGAGCGATAACACCGGGACAAAGTTTGACGGACTCGGACACGTAACAGTTGGTCCGGATGACCACTTTTACAACGGGTTCAAATCCGCGGACGCGGTGGGTGATTTTGGGATGCGTAAGTGCGACGCAACGACGATTCCGCCGGTTATCGCGCGTGGGGTGCTGATCGACGTCGCCACGTATAAAGGCGTTGATTCCTTGCCGTCGGGATACGAGATAACGGTCGACGATCTCAAGGGGGCGTTGTCTGCAGAGCATGCGTCGATAAAGCCCGGCGATGTAGTGCTCGTGCGCATGGGCATGAATCGCTACTGGGGTGAGGCGGGACACGACCACAAGGCACTTGAAGACCACAATTACGCCGGGCTCGGCATGGCCGCAGCGAAGTGGCTTATCGCAGATCAGGGTGCGATGGTGATTGGGGGCGATACGACAGGTGTGGAGGTTTATCCGCCGAAGAAGCCCGGCAGCAGCGATCCGATGCACGTATATGCGCTCATCGAACAGGGCGTGCACATCATCGAGATGATGAATCTCGAGCCGCTGTCGACCGCCAAGGTGTATGCGTTCACGTTCATGCTGGTCCCGAACGACGTTCGCGGTTCGATCGGCGGCTTCGATCTCCGCCCGATCGCAATCCAGTAA